From the Oleiharenicola lentus genome, one window contains:
- a CDS encoding glycoside hydrolase family 140 protein, with product MHPVRTLFCGLSLFLFSAAGLAAPLLPIRVHSGGHHLETTDGRPFFWLGDTAWSLLHATDRDECSYYLRTRADQGYTVIQVNVLAEMDGVRRPTALGLKPFHNLDAARPVDAYFDRFVELVDEAAARGLYVAVLPAWGDKLTAPWGEGPRLFDLTNLPVVRAYGRYLGTKLRGRTNVIWMLGGDRPALLDPARPNEYPSSAGIAAGFPPDHDWRPVWREMLAGLNEGYGAKALTLYHPPGGHSSTSFMLSGESWLDVHAWQSGHGGGRDVPVWESIASDYARNPPKPVLDLEPNYEDHPVSPWPVWDPANGYFRDHDVRKQCFRSVFAGAAGVTYGHHAVWQFAGQRNAPVNFADRDWVDALHRPGARQMIHLRRLIESRPFFNRVPDPLLVAAPGRDRSRHLVACREAEGSYAFVYFPESEQTAIVDLSRLKPGTFRVRWYDPRTGASRDAGTISGPGPRELRSPANGPDWVLVLDHTGAGYPAPGM from the coding sequence ATGCACCCCGTCCGCACCCTCTTCTGCGGTCTGTCCCTGTTCCTGTTCTCCGCGGCCGGCCTTGCGGCCCCGCTCCTGCCCATCCGGGTCCACTCCGGCGGCCATCATCTCGAAACCACCGACGGCCGGCCGTTCTTCTGGCTCGGGGACACGGCCTGGTCGCTGCTTCACGCCACCGACCGGGATGAATGCAGCTATTACCTCCGCACCCGGGCGGACCAAGGTTACACGGTGATCCAGGTCAACGTGCTCGCGGAAATGGATGGCGTGCGTCGTCCCACGGCACTCGGCCTGAAACCGTTTCACAACCTCGACGCCGCGCGCCCGGTTGACGCCTACTTCGACCGCTTCGTCGAATTGGTGGACGAGGCCGCGGCGCGCGGGCTTTATGTGGCGGTGCTTCCCGCCTGGGGTGACAAGCTCACGGCGCCTTGGGGCGAAGGCCCCCGGCTCTTCGATCTCACCAACCTGCCGGTCGTCCGCGCCTACGGCCGCTACCTGGGGACCAAATTGCGGGGCCGCACCAACGTCATCTGGATGCTGGGCGGCGACCGTCCCGCCCTGCTCGACCCCGCCCGCCCCAACGAATACCCCTCTTCGGCCGGCATCGCCGCCGGCTTCCCGCCGGACCACGACTGGCGGCCGGTCTGGCGCGAGATGCTCGCCGGCCTCAACGAAGGCTACGGCGCCAAGGCACTGACGCTCTACCATCCGCCCGGCGGCCATTCCAGCACCTCGTTCATGCTCTCCGGCGAGTCCTGGCTGGATGTCCATGCCTGGCAGAGCGGGCACGGCGGCGGGCGAGACGTGCCCGTCTGGGAGTCCATCGCGAGTGATTATGCGCGCAACCCGCCCAAGCCCGTGCTCGATCTGGAGCCGAACTACGAGGACCACCCGGTGAGCCCGTGGCCGGTCTGGGATCCGGCCAACGGGTATTTCCGCGATCATGACGTTCGCAAGCAGTGCTTCCGCTCGGTTTTCGCCGGCGCGGCGGGCGTCACCTACGGCCACCATGCGGTGTGGCAATTTGCCGGCCAGCGCAACGCCCCGGTCAATTTCGCCGACCGCGATTGGGTTGATGCCCTGCACCGCCCGGGCGCCCGGCAGATGATCCACCTGCGGCGTCTCATCGAATCACGCCCCTTCTTCAACCGGGTGCCCGATCCCTTGCTGGTGGCGGCGCCCGGCCGTGATCGCTCGCGCCACCTCGTCGCCTGCCGCGAGGCCGAGGGCAGCTACGCGTTCGTGTATTTTCCGGAAAGCGAGCAGACGGCCATCGTTGACCTCAGCCGGCTGAAACCGGGCACATTCCGCGTGCGCTGGTATGACCCCCGCACCGGGGCATCCCGGGATGCCGGCACGATTTCCGGACCGGGACCGCGCGAACTGCGGAGCCCGGCAAACGGCCCGGACTGGGTGCTCGTGCTGGACCATACCGGCGCCGGCTACCCGGCCCCCGGCATGTAA
- the mntR gene encoding manganese-binding transcriptional regulator MntR translates to MKKAVRAPRKSVRPSALQAESLQQTRREHASETAEDYVEAIADLTAAHGEARVVDLARRLGVTHVTVNRTLARLQREGYVNVQPYRAIFLSDSGRTLAEECQHRHGIVVAFLRSLGIPEKTAEIDAEGIEHHVSPATLAAFAKHLGR, encoded by the coding sequence GTGAAAAAAGCCGTCCGCGCCCCCCGGAAATCCGTCCGCCCCTCCGCCCTGCAGGCCGAGTCCCTGCAGCAGACGCGGCGCGAACACGCCTCCGAGACCGCCGAGGACTACGTCGAGGCCATCGCCGATCTGACCGCCGCCCACGGCGAGGCCCGCGTGGTGGACCTCGCCCGCCGGCTCGGCGTGACGCACGTCACGGTCAACCGCACCCTCGCCCGCCTCCAGCGTGAGGGCTACGTGAACGTCCAGCCGTATCGCGCCATTTTCTTGTCCGACAGCGGCCGCACGCTCGCCGAGGAGTGCCAGCACCGCCACGGCATCGTGGTCGCCTTTCTGCGCTCGCTCGGCATCCCCGAGAAAACCGCCGAGATCGACGCCGAGGGCATCGAGCACCACGTCAGCCCGGCCACGCTGGCGGCCTTTGCGAAGCACTTGGGACGCTGA
- a CDS encoding transporter, protein MYRALRHSLVLASLLLAAGWAGAQITEHPATVAPGSFLIEMDALSLTLDKEGGGKYTAVGAGSVFVSTGLTENWDVQVGAELFISQKFESGGFTERNSGIGDLYVRTKYRFYDNPESGTMIALLPYVKIPTNSGGVGNDALEGGFIVPWSTNLAGGFHCDIMAELDFLRNDNDDGYDTYWYASASLTRSLTKAVGLYGEVALGKSSGASASEGVMGAGVTLAVSENTWWDFAVYKGLSRGAADWNHVIRFNFGF, encoded by the coding sequence ATGTATCGCGCTCTACGCCATTCGCTCGTCCTCGCCTCGCTGCTGTTGGCCGCCGGTTGGGCCGGGGCCCAGATCACGGAGCATCCCGCGACCGTGGCGCCGGGCAGCTTTCTGATCGAGATGGACGCGCTTTCGCTGACCCTCGACAAGGAGGGAGGCGGAAAATACACGGCCGTGGGCGCCGGTTCAGTATTTGTCTCCACGGGCCTGACCGAAAACTGGGACGTGCAGGTTGGAGCTGAACTCTTCATCAGCCAGAAGTTCGAGTCGGGCGGGTTCACCGAGCGCAACAGCGGCATCGGTGATCTCTACGTGCGCACCAAATACCGTTTCTACGACAACCCCGAGTCGGGCACGATGATCGCGCTGCTGCCCTACGTGAAGATCCCGACCAACTCGGGCGGCGTGGGCAACGACGCGCTCGAGGGCGGCTTCATCGTTCCGTGGTCCACCAATCTGGCCGGTGGCTTCCACTGTGACATCATGGCCGAGCTGGATTTTCTGCGAAACGACAATGACGATGGCTACGATACGTATTGGTATGCTTCGGCGTCGCTGACTCGGTCGCTGACCAAGGCGGTGGGGCTTTATGGCGAGGTGGCGCTGGGCAAATCGTCCGGGGCCTCGGCCAGCGAGGGCGTCATGGGCGCCGGCGTGACCCTCGCGGTCTCCGAAAACACCTGGTGGGACTTCGCCGTTTACAAGGGCCTCTCCCGCGGCGCGGCCGACTGGAACCACGTCATCCGCTTCAATTTCGGCTTCTGA
- a CDS encoding FeoA domain-containing protein, whose product MKDLLIIVLLAILALTLFWPGKGLAARWLAGRKLAARARQEDALKHILKAEVNGRTCSVTSVAGALRLGEDAAAALLAELEKGGLLSFEKGAPRLQPAGRELARHVVRAHRLWESFLADQTGVAETDWHRHAERQEHLLTREETDRLAAKLGHPLLDPHGDSIPARDGEVAADSGQLLTEVEPGGWFEVVHLEDEPEILYRQLLALGLRPGLQARVEHRTRDHLDLLTADRQRLRLNTVQASNVAVALRPEVAGEFDSALSELRTGQTAAVLGLSPACRGAARRRLLDLGFVPGTVVRVELVSPVGDPTAYRVRGSVVALRRQQAALIRITLPREEAA is encoded by the coding sequence ATGAAAGACCTCCTTATCATCGTGCTGCTGGCGATTCTGGCGCTGACCCTTTTCTGGCCAGGAAAAGGGCTGGCGGCCCGCTGGCTGGCGGGTCGCAAACTGGCGGCGCGCGCCCGGCAGGAGGATGCGTTGAAACACATCCTCAAGGCGGAGGTGAACGGCCGGACCTGCTCCGTGACCAGCGTGGCCGGGGCCCTGCGCCTCGGGGAGGATGCGGCCGCCGCGTTGCTGGCCGAGTTGGAGAAGGGCGGACTGCTCTCGTTCGAGAAGGGCGCACCGCGGCTGCAACCCGCCGGCCGCGAACTCGCGCGGCATGTCGTGCGCGCCCACCGGCTGTGGGAAAGTTTTCTCGCCGACCAGACCGGCGTGGCCGAGACCGACTGGCACCGCCACGCCGAGCGGCAGGAGCACCTGCTGACGCGCGAGGAGACCGATCGCCTCGCGGCCAAGCTGGGGCATCCGCTGCTTGATCCCCATGGCGATTCCATTCCGGCGCGTGACGGCGAGGTGGCGGCTGATTCCGGCCAGTTGCTCACGGAAGTGGAGCCCGGCGGCTGGTTCGAAGTCGTGCACCTGGAAGACGAGCCCGAGATCCTTTACCGGCAATTGCTGGCCTTGGGGCTGCGTCCCGGCCTGCAGGCCCGTGTCGAGCACCGCACCCGCGACCATCTTGATCTCCTCACGGCTGACCGCCAGCGGCTTCGCCTGAACACCGTCCAGGCCAGCAACGTGGCCGTGGCGCTGCGCCCGGAGGTCGCCGGCGAATTTGACTCCGCCCTCAGTGAACTGCGAACCGGGCAGACCGCCGCCGTGCTCGGGCTATCTCCCGCCTGCCGCGGCGCTGCCCGGCGGCGGCTGTTGGATCTCGGCTTCGTGCCCGGCACGGTGGTTCGCGTCGAACTGGTCAGCCCCGTCGGCGATCCGACGGCTTACCGCGTGCGCGGCTCGGTCGTAGCGCTCCGGCGTCAACAGGCCGCGCTCATCCGCATCACTCTGCCGCGGGAGGAGGCCGCATGA
- a CDS encoding FeoB small GTPase domain-containing protein: MSPVVPPSPAPAAPNEACASCSVYRAASLKKLGVSMDRWDYVVALAGNPNTGKSTVFNALTGLRQHTGNWPGKTVARAEGGFDYTGKRFKLVDLPGTYSLLSTSPDEEVARNFILFGQPDVTVVVADATRLERNLNLVLQVLEITDRAVLCLNLMDEARRHGVTVDDRQLARDLGVPVIPTAARGGEGLPELLQAIHDMAVATSVSRPHRMSSEPAALKHPLNQLCRQLETAYPGLPNPRWVAMRLLGGDDQIAEALRRGDIENLGRPAAAQPT; this comes from the coding sequence ATGAGCCCGGTCGTTCCTCCATCCCCCGCACCGGCCGCGCCCAACGAGGCCTGCGCCAGCTGCTCCGTTTACCGCGCGGCGAGCCTCAAGAAGCTCGGCGTCTCGATGGACCGCTGGGACTACGTCGTTGCCCTCGCCGGCAATCCCAACACGGGCAAGAGCACCGTTTTCAATGCCCTGACCGGATTGCGCCAGCACACGGGCAACTGGCCTGGCAAGACCGTCGCGCGCGCCGAGGGCGGCTTCGACTATACGGGCAAACGCTTCAAGCTCGTGGACCTGCCCGGCACCTACTCGCTGCTCTCCACCAGCCCCGACGAGGAGGTGGCGCGCAACTTCATCCTGTTCGGCCAGCCCGACGTGACCGTGGTCGTGGCCGACGCCACGCGCCTGGAGCGCAACCTCAACCTCGTGCTGCAGGTGCTCGAGATCACCGACCGGGCCGTGCTCTGTCTCAACCTGATGGACGAGGCGCGCCGCCACGGCGTCACCGTGGACGACCGCCAGCTGGCCCGAGACCTGGGCGTGCCCGTCATCCCCACCGCAGCGCGTGGCGGCGAAGGGTTGCCGGAACTGCTGCAGGCGATCCACGACATGGCCGTCGCCACGAGCGTGTCGCGTCCGCACCGCATGAGTTCCGAACCGGCGGCGCTGAAACATCCGCTCAACCAGCTTTGCCGGCAACTCGAGACCGCCTATCCCGGTTTGCCCAATCCCCGCTGGGTCGCCATGCGTCTGCTGGGCGGCGATGACCAGATCGCCGAGGCCTTGCGCCGCGGCGACATTGAAAACCTCGGCCGCCCGGCCGCGGCGCAACCGACCTGA
- a CDS encoding ferrous iron transporter B codes for MSASTPTSVTPPERILLEARRLREGIAGDVHEHLVEAIYADAARIADRAVSRPGRAARPTFDRTLDRIVTSRWLGFPVMFALFALMFWLTVSGANVPSALLADLLVGNIYPWLREVAGGLPWWLSGLLVDGIYLATAWVISVMLPPMAIFFPMFTLLEDFGYLPRVAFNLDRLFQKAGAHGKQAMSTMMGFGCNAAGVVATRIIDSPRERLIAIITNNFALCNGRWPTQILIASLFLGSLVPSQLAGIVSAGAVVGVALLGVSFTFLTAWALSRTVLKGEVSTFNLELPPYRPPRFWQTLYTSLIDRTLLVLWRAIVFAAPAGAVIWLTANVQIGGVSVAEHVIHGLDPLGLALGLNGVILLAYIVAIPANEIIVPTILMLTVLVTRMAGVGEGAGVMFELDSDADVKAVLTAGGWTVLTGVNLMLFSLLHNPCSTTIYTIYKETGCKRWTALATLLPLALGFLVTFAVATVWRWLS; via the coding sequence ATGTCCGCCTCCACGCCAACCTCCGTCACTCCGCCCGAACGCATCCTGCTGGAGGCCCGCCGTCTCCGCGAAGGCATTGCCGGCGACGTGCACGAGCATCTCGTCGAAGCGATCTACGCCGACGCCGCCCGCATCGCCGACCGCGCGGTGAGTCGTCCCGGCCGCGCCGCCCGCCCGACCTTCGACCGCACCCTGGATCGCATTGTGACGAGCCGCTGGCTCGGATTCCCGGTGATGTTCGCGCTGTTCGCGCTGATGTTCTGGCTCACGGTCAGCGGTGCCAACGTGCCCTCGGCCTTGCTCGCCGATTTGCTGGTCGGGAATATCTACCCGTGGCTCCGCGAAGTCGCGGGCGGCCTGCCGTGGTGGTTGAGCGGCTTGCTGGTGGACGGCATCTATCTCGCGACGGCGTGGGTCATCAGCGTGATGCTGCCGCCCATGGCGATCTTCTTCCCGATGTTCACGCTGCTTGAGGATTTCGGCTACCTGCCGCGCGTGGCCTTCAACCTCGACCGGCTGTTCCAGAAGGCCGGCGCCCACGGCAAGCAGGCCATGAGCACCATGATGGGCTTCGGGTGCAACGCCGCCGGCGTCGTTGCCACGCGCATCATCGACAGTCCGCGCGAGCGCCTGATTGCGATCATCACCAACAACTTTGCCCTCTGCAACGGCCGCTGGCCGACGCAGATCCTGATCGCATCGCTCTTCCTCGGCTCGCTCGTACCCTCGCAGCTCGCGGGGATCGTCTCGGCGGGCGCGGTGGTCGGCGTGGCGCTGCTGGGCGTTTCGTTCACCTTTCTCACCGCCTGGGCGCTGTCGCGCACCGTCCTGAAGGGGGAGGTCTCCACCTTCAACCTCGAGCTGCCGCCCTACCGGCCGCCGCGCTTCTGGCAGACGCTCTACACCTCGCTCATCGACCGCACCTTGCTCGTGCTGTGGCGCGCCATCGTGTTCGCCGCACCCGCCGGCGCCGTGATCTGGCTGACCGCCAACGTGCAGATCGGCGGTGTGAGCGTGGCCGAGCACGTGATCCACGGCCTCGACCCGCTTGGCCTGGCGCTCGGGCTCAACGGTGTCATCCTGCTCGCCTACATCGTGGCCATCCCGGCCAACGAGATCATCGTCCCGACCATCCTCATGCTCACGGTGCTGGTGACGCGGATGGCCGGGGTGGGCGAGGGCGCGGGCGTCATGTTCGAGCTGGATTCCGACGCCGACGTGAAGGCCGTGCTCACCGCCGGCGGATGGACCGTGCTGACGGGCGTGAATCTCATGCTCTTCAGCCTGCTCCACAACCCGTGCAGCACCACGATCTACACGATCTACAAGGAAACCGGCTGCAAGCGCTGGACCGCCCTGGCTACGCTGCTGCCCCTCGCGCTTGGCTTCCTCGTGACCTTCGCCGTGGCGACCGTCTGGCGCTGGCTTAGCTAG